A stretch of the Porifericola rhodea genome encodes the following:
- a CDS encoding DUF5916 domain-containing protein has product MSIQIYLKLLRSTYLTLCLCLIATALIAQKKNAAYRLNLKKTSTAISIDGSMQDPAWQHADAAKDFFMILPMDTSKAKVKTEVRMAYDDNFLYLIAVCYHLKPGPYIVESLRRDFSFGKNDNFLLFMDPFDDQTNGFSFGANAAGAQWDGLMYDGGSVDLSWDNKWTSVVKNYTDRWVFEAAIPFKTIRYKKGITEWGINFSRLDLKAAEKSSWAPVPRQFPSASLAFTGTLVWDQPPPTVGANISVIPYALGGLSHNYEDDQPTDYRGEVGVDAKIAITSSLNLDLTVNPDFSQVEVDQQVTNLDRFELFFPERRQFFLENGDLFANFGYQNIRPFFSRRIGLGVPIRFGARLSGKVNKNWRIGVMNMQTGKVDDINLPAQNFAVASVQRRVFARSNIGLIVVDKQSLNYTPSYDPDVPVYSQYNRNIGVEYNLASSNNLWTGKAIYLRSFSPYTSDENMTHAANLEYDSRRLTLSWQHEYVGKGFVAEVGYVPRGNYIKLNPSAEYRFFPKGGQVVSHGPKLSLTSYLRHDFQQTDNESFLAYNVSFQNRSAFTAWVARDYVKLLLPFDPTNASGETLFVNSEHYWRSWGTEYTSTPNSLFTYSFSSRYGGYFADGKRLNLTTELGYRFQPYVSLSMRSSYNNILLPEPWNRSEFWLLGPRIDVTMTNKLFITAFMQYNQQLDNINLNTRLQWRYQPASDLFIVYTDNYFPAPLGIRNRALVLKFTYWWNV; this is encoded by the coding sequence ATGTCCATCCAAATATACCTGAAGCTCTTGAGATCTACCTACCTTACCCTCTGTTTGTGTCTTATTGCTACCGCTCTTATTGCCCAGAAGAAGAATGCAGCCTACCGCCTGAATCTAAAGAAAACCAGCACCGCCATTTCTATTGATGGCTCTATGCAAGACCCTGCCTGGCAGCATGCTGATGCCGCCAAAGATTTTTTTATGATTCTTCCGATGGATACCAGCAAGGCCAAAGTGAAAACAGAGGTGCGTATGGCCTATGATGATAACTTTCTCTATTTGATTGCGGTCTGCTACCACCTTAAGCCAGGTCCTTATATTGTAGAATCTCTTCGCCGGGACTTCTCTTTTGGCAAAAATGACAATTTTCTACTCTTCATGGATCCTTTTGACGACCAAACTAATGGATTTAGCTTTGGAGCTAATGCCGCCGGAGCCCAATGGGATGGTTTAATGTATGATGGAGGTAGTGTTGACCTGAGTTGGGATAACAAATGGACATCGGTAGTGAAAAATTATACTGACCGTTGGGTTTTTGAAGCAGCTATCCCATTTAAAACCATTCGTTACAAAAAAGGTATCACAGAGTGGGGGATTAACTTTAGCCGACTGGACCTTAAAGCAGCAGAAAAGTCTTCATGGGCACCTGTGCCGAGACAATTTCCTTCAGCTTCACTGGCATTTACTGGTACACTGGTCTGGGATCAGCCACCTCCTACAGTAGGTGCTAACATTTCGGTTATTCCCTATGCTTTGGGTGGGCTAAGTCACAACTATGAAGACGATCAGCCGACAGATTACAGGGGAGAAGTAGGTGTAGATGCAAAAATCGCGATTACCAGCTCGCTTAACCTGGATCTTACCGTTAACCCTGACTTTTCGCAGGTAGAAGTGGACCAGCAGGTTACCAACCTGGACCGTTTTGAGCTCTTTTTCCCTGAAAGAAGGCAGTTTTTTCTGGAGAATGGCGACCTTTTTGCCAATTTTGGCTACCAGAACATTCGTCCTTTCTTCTCCCGGCGTATCGGCCTGGGAGTTCCAATACGTTTTGGCGCGCGTTTGAGCGGAAAAGTTAACAAAAACTGGCGTATCGGAGTGATGAATATGCAAACCGGCAAGGTGGATGATATAAACCTGCCTGCTCAAAACTTTGCTGTCGCTTCGGTGCAGCGAAGAGTCTTTGCCCGCTCAAATATTGGCCTTATCGTTGTAGATAAGCAGTCACTGAACTATACTCCCAGCTATGATCCGGATGTGCCCGTTTATTCGCAGTACAATCGTAATATCGGGGTAGAGTATAACCTGGCGTCGTCCAACAATTTATGGACTGGTAAGGCTATTTACCTCCGTTCGTTTAGCCCTTATACTTCTGATGAGAATATGACACATGCCGCGAACCTGGAGTACGACAGCCGTCGGCTTACACTGAGTTGGCAGCATGAGTATGTAGGTAAAGGCTTTGTGGCGGAGGTAGGTTATGTGCCGCGTGGCAACTATATTAAGCTAAACCCAAGTGCGGAGTATCGTTTTTTTCCTAAAGGGGGGCAGGTCGTCAGTCATGGTCCTAAATTAAGTTTAACTTCTTACCTTAGACACGATTTTCAGCAGACCGATAATGAATCTTTTTTAGCTTATAATGTGAGTTTTCAGAATCGCTCTGCTTTTACTGCCTGGGTAGCCCGTGATTATGTGAAACTGCTGCTTCCTTTTGATCCTACCAATGCTTCGGGAGAAACACTTTTTGTTAATTCTGAGCACTATTGGAGAAGCTGGGGCACAGAATATACCTCTACACCCAACAGCCTGTTTACCTATAGCTTTTCCTCTCGTTATGGAGGCTACTTTGCCGATGGCAAGCGCTTAAACTTAACAACTGAGCTTGGCTATCGTTTTCAGCCCTATGTTAGTCTCAGTATGCGAAGCAGCTATAACAATATTTTGCTTCCGGAACCCTGGAACCGGAGCGAGTTTTGGCTTTTAGGGCCTCGTATAGATGTTACCATGACCAATAAGCTCTTTATTACTGCTTTTATGCAATACAATCAGCAACTGGATAACATCAATCTGAACACTCGTCTGCAATGGCGCTATCAACCAGCCTCTGATTTGTTCATCGTTTACACAGATAACTATTTCCCGGCTCCACTGGGCATCAGAAACCGTGCCCTGGTACTTAAATTTACCTACTGGTGGAATGTTTAA
- the parS gene encoding type II RES/Xre toxin-antitoxin system antitoxin: MYAHELSSIVELDELAKIESPYDLVRLARRGVTRNTLKTVSQILGVSLKELVPKLPIGERTLQRYKEEDYLPSHVSEQIIQWAQVALFGRSVFASPSVFQHWMQASNRALGNVKPADLLDTRQGAELLLQLLGQIEHGVYR, from the coding sequence ATGTACGCACACGAATTAAGTTCTATTGTTGAACTGGACGAACTGGCTAAGATTGAAAGCCCTTATGATCTGGTTCGCCTGGCTCGCCGTGGAGTAACTCGCAATACTCTAAAGACTGTAAGCCAGATTTTAGGCGTATCGCTTAAAGAGCTGGTGCCCAAGTTACCTATCGGTGAAAGGACGCTACAGCGCTATAAGGAGGAAGACTATCTGCCCTCTCATGTGAGTGAGCAGATCATACAGTGGGCACAGGTAGCTTTGTTTGGGCGCTCAGTCTTTGCAAGTCCCAGCGTTTTTCAGCATTGGATGCAGGCCTCCAACCGTGCGCTGGGCAATGTAAAACCTGCCGACCTTCTGGATACCCGGCAGGGTGCCGAATTACTTTTACAACTATTAGGACAGATTGAACACGGAGTATATCGTTAA
- a CDS encoding RES family NAD+ phosphorylase: protein MCKAQYPALDGYGAFLYGGRWNLPGKAVVYTAENRALAALEFLVGVEHHRQLGALSMLTIEVPESVSIATVDVKKLPEGWWEFPAPQSVARIGEEWLNEAKHGVFKVPSVHIPDECNYLLNPRHPDFQKITVVENKTFGFDHRLMRD from the coding sequence TTGTGTAAGGCACAGTACCCCGCTCTGGATGGGTACGGAGCTTTTTTGTACGGAGGAAGGTGGAACTTGCCGGGCAAAGCTGTGGTATACACTGCAGAGAACCGTGCCCTGGCAGCATTAGAGTTTCTGGTGGGAGTGGAGCACCACCGACAGTTGGGAGCGCTGAGCATGCTTACCATAGAAGTGCCGGAAAGTGTGAGCATAGCTACAGTAGATGTCAAGAAACTGCCCGAAGGCTGGTGGGAGTTTCCTGCCCCGCAGAGTGTAGCCAGAATAGGAGAAGAGTGGTTAAATGAGGCAAAGCATGGTGTGTTCAAGGTGCCTTCGGTACACATACCTGATGAATGTAATTACCTACTTAACCCCAGGCATCCAGACTTCCAAAAAATAACAGTCGTGGAAAACAAGACTTTTGGTTTTGACCATCGCCTGATGAGAGATTGA
- a CDS encoding amidohydrolase — MKKLYFLSLLIMASLSLSAQNKLLQKVEEFTNENYASLEDIYQHLHQNPELSAKEEKTSALIAKELKSLGFEVQEKLGMHNLAGVLKNGKGPTVLIRADMDALPLEEKTGLPYASKARGINPAGEEVSVMHACGHDIHMTVFLGTARALVETKDQWQGTLVMVAQSAEEIGFGAYELFKAKLYDKIPLPDYALALHDNASLPAGTLGYRSGAFMASVDMVDITVYGEGGHGAAPHTTIDPIVLSAEMISAFQTIVSREINPIEPAVVTVGSIHGGTVHNIIPDEVKMQLTLRSYSQDVRNQTIEALERMTENMARLVGLPEEKFPTIKIRDPQTPATINDPELTERLVGVFKQNFGDDKVVEMPPNMVGEDFSRFGLQDQKVPICMFWLGAVDPAKVEAAREEGKDLPSLHSPFFAPLPEPTIKTGVKAMSAAALELLVP, encoded by the coding sequence ATGAAGAAACTATACTTCTTGAGCCTTCTGATCATGGCTAGTTTATCACTTTCTGCCCAAAATAAATTGCTACAAAAGGTAGAAGAGTTTACTAACGAGAATTATGCTTCGCTGGAAGATATCTACCAGCACCTGCATCAGAACCCAGAGCTGTCGGCTAAAGAAGAAAAGACTTCGGCCCTGATTGCCAAAGAGTTAAAATCTCTGGGCTTTGAAGTGCAGGAAAAACTAGGAATGCACAATCTGGCAGGCGTACTGAAAAATGGTAAAGGCCCTACTGTACTTATCCGCGCGGATATGGATGCCTTACCCCTGGAAGAAAAAACAGGGCTTCCTTATGCCAGCAAAGCCAGGGGAATAAACCCTGCCGGAGAAGAAGTGTCAGTAATGCATGCCTGTGGGCATGATATCCATATGACTGTATTTTTAGGAACAGCCCGAGCTCTGGTAGAAACTAAAGACCAGTGGCAAGGTACCCTGGTAATGGTAGCTCAGTCAGCAGAAGAGATTGGGTTTGGAGCGTATGAACTCTTCAAAGCAAAGTTGTACGACAAAATTCCTCTGCCAGACTACGCATTAGCTTTACACGATAATGCCTCATTACCAGCCGGAACTTTGGGGTATCGCTCCGGAGCCTTTATGGCTAGTGTAGATATGGTTGATATTACTGTGTACGGCGAAGGTGGTCATGGTGCTGCCCCTCATACTACAATAGACCCTATTGTACTAAGTGCCGAAATGATCAGTGCTTTCCAAACTATCGTTAGTCGGGAAATTAACCCGATAGAGCCAGCAGTAGTAACAGTAGGCTCCATTCATGGAGGAACTGTGCACAACATCATTCCAGATGAGGTGAAAATGCAACTAACGTTGCGGTCCTATTCTCAGGATGTCAGAAACCAGACGATTGAAGCGCTAGAAAGAATGACAGAGAATATGGCGCGATTGGTCGGGCTGCCAGAAGAAAAATTCCCTACTATCAAGATTCGTGACCCTCAAACACCGGCAACGATTAATGATCCTGAGCTTACCGAAAGACTGGTAGGGGTATTTAAACAAAATTTTGGTGATGATAAGGTTGTAGAAATGCCCCCGAATATGGTGGGAGAGGACTTTAGCCGCTTTGGATTACAGGATCAGAAGGTGCCGATCTGTATGTTTTGGCTGGGAGCAGTAGACCCTGCAAAAGTAGAAGCTGCTAGGGAAGAAGGCAAAGACTTACCGTCACTACATTCACCATTTTTCGCACCGCTACCAGAACCTACTATAAAAACCGGAGTGAAAGCTATGAGTGCGGCGGCTTTGGAGCTACTTGTACCATAA
- a CDS encoding prolyl oligopeptidase family serine peptidase: MRYSLVCLLSLWAGCLWAQEKKSDPSRWTPEDIINTETMREVQISPDNKMVVWTKSKAVKEKDKFVSDIYLTRLDVRKEDKYLTIPLTQGDESEHSPLFSRDSETVYFLSSREEGKKLWAMSIYGGEPKEVHSFEDGISDIKWLNDTTLTYISHDGKTLYEQKLEEKKDNTVIVEDTVHWTTKRVYSFSLKDKKVQRLTDNEYPVSQYAVSRDGRWLIAGLLMSPHYASDAQPKGEYYLYNLESGEKRRVLQNLQTPSSFKFTPDQQGMYFTAEKSSDPEWNGAGITELYYYNLTSHSYDKLNLNWEWGLGGDYALTPSGLMAHLANGATRKLAYYHKDGNYWQQQMISLEGKEEHLRFFEISDDGQQLVYEFSNASQLPQYYVAEVQSRRGKLALDEEEELIKLNKKLSKKTLTRYEVYRWKGYQGEEVNGLLYYPENYEEGKKYPLVLSIHGGPSGVDLDLWTERWSTYPNIMAQRGAFVLKPNYHGSSNHGLAFVESIKKNYYEPELVDIMNAVNELAEKGMVDKEKLGVMGWSNGAILTTMLTVRYPDIFKAAAPGAGDVNWTSDFGTCRFGVQFDQSYFGGAPWDDVDGKFYNENYIIKSPLFELEKVKTPTIIFHGSEDRAVPRDQGWEYYRALQQNKQAPVRFVWFPGQPHGLQKITHQLRKMNEELDWFDQHLFKTYEAENEALKEDSPLAMLLKKDKAAKEGHLYGVIKNEKLLPEVVALDKDTIAVGRFEVTHAQYQAYKKEHSFNPLQSNYPVHNVSIAEAKAYVQWLNEVSGDSYRLPTVKEATKWHEMARKNANKENTLNYWSGFDITKEEIAQLQQKIDEEKPSLIKEVGSHAPLKINDAEIYDLGGNVAEYHSEGNTYGYSAYDYADPNDQNSKSDQQKYYGFRIVKQAQ, encoded by the coding sequence ATGAGATACAGCTTAGTATGCTTGCTGAGCCTGTGGGCAGGGTGCCTATGGGCTCAGGAAAAAAAGTCTGATCCCAGCCGATGGACTCCTGAAGATATCATTAATACAGAGACCATGCGTGAGGTACAGATATCTCCTGACAACAAAATGGTGGTCTGGACCAAAAGTAAAGCAGTTAAGGAAAAAGATAAGTTTGTTAGCGATATCTACCTGACTCGTCTGGACGTACGCAAAGAAGATAAGTATCTGACAATACCGCTTACTCAAGGCGATGAAAGTGAGCATTCTCCACTGTTTTCCAGAGATAGTGAAACTGTTTATTTTCTTTCCTCAAGAGAAGAGGGCAAAAAGCTGTGGGCTATGAGCATTTATGGAGGCGAGCCCAAAGAGGTGCATAGCTTTGAAGATGGTATTTCAGATATTAAGTGGTTAAACGATACTACTTTGACTTACATTTCGCATGATGGCAAAACCTTGTATGAGCAAAAACTGGAAGAAAAAAAGGACAATACCGTCATAGTAGAAGATACGGTTCACTGGACTACCAAAAGAGTATATTCCTTTAGCCTCAAAGACAAAAAGGTACAACGCCTTACCGACAATGAATATCCGGTAAGCCAATATGCCGTATCCAGAGATGGACGCTGGCTCATTGCAGGCTTACTTATGAGCCCGCATTATGCTTCTGATGCCCAGCCCAAAGGTGAGTACTATCTATACAATCTGGAAAGTGGCGAAAAGCGAAGAGTACTGCAAAATCTACAGACTCCATCCAGCTTCAAGTTTACACCTGATCAGCAGGGAATGTACTTTACTGCCGAAAAATCAAGTGATCCTGAGTGGAATGGCGCAGGCATCACAGAACTCTATTATTACAATCTTACCAGCCACTCTTACGATAAATTAAACCTGAATTGGGAATGGGGCCTGGGCGGCGACTATGCATTAACCCCCTCTGGACTAATGGCGCATCTGGCGAACGGTGCTACGCGCAAGTTGGCGTATTACCATAAAGATGGAAATTACTGGCAGCAACAGATGATAAGCTTAGAGGGTAAGGAAGAGCATTTGCGCTTTTTTGAAATCTCGGACGATGGCCAGCAGCTGGTCTATGAGTTTTCTAATGCATCGCAGCTTCCACAATATTATGTGGCAGAAGTACAAAGCAGGAGAGGAAAGCTAGCTTTAGATGAGGAAGAAGAGCTGATAAAGCTTAACAAAAAGCTTAGCAAGAAAACGCTCACACGATATGAGGTATACCGCTGGAAGGGGTACCAGGGCGAAGAAGTAAATGGTCTCCTATATTATCCAGAAAATTATGAGGAAGGGAAAAAGTATCCGCTGGTGCTATCTATCCACGGCGGTCCCTCAGGCGTTGACCTTGACCTATGGACAGAGCGTTGGTCTACCTACCCAAACATTATGGCTCAACGTGGAGCCTTTGTGCTTAAACCTAATTATCATGGTTCATCAAACCACGGGTTGGCGTTTGTAGAGTCTATTAAAAAGAATTACTACGAGCCTGAGCTGGTAGATATTATGAATGCGGTTAATGAGCTGGCAGAAAAAGGTATGGTGGATAAAGAAAAGCTTGGGGTAATGGGATGGTCCAATGGAGCTATACTCACAACTATGTTAACCGTTCGGTACCCGGATATTTTTAAAGCTGCTGCACCCGGTGCCGGAGATGTAAACTGGACTTCTGATTTTGGTACCTGCCGCTTTGGTGTACAGTTTGATCAAAGCTACTTTGGAGGAGCCCCCTGGGATGATGTTGACGGAAAATTCTACAATGAGAACTATATCATCAAATCCCCATTATTTGAGCTGGAAAAGGTAAAGACGCCTACCATTATTTTTCATGGTAGTGAAGACCGGGCAGTACCGCGTGATCAGGGCTGGGAGTACTATCGTGCTTTACAGCAAAACAAGCAGGCTCCGGTGCGTTTCGTGTGGTTTCCCGGGCAGCCCCACGGATTGCAGAAGATCACCCATCAGCTACGTAAAATGAATGAAGAGCTAGACTGGTTTGATCAGCACCTCTTTAAAACCTACGAAGCTGAGAATGAAGCCCTGAAAGAAGATAGTCCACTGGCTATGTTGCTTAAAAAGGATAAAGCTGCAAAAGAAGGCCATCTTTATGGGGTAATCAAAAACGAAAAGCTGCTTCCGGAAGTGGTAGCTCTGGATAAAGATACTATAGCAGTAGGCAGGTTTGAGGTGACTCATGCTCAGTATCAGGCGTACAAAAAAGAGCATTCTTTTAACCCACTGCAATCCAACTACCCAGTGCATAACGTAAGTATAGCAGAAGCAAAAGCTTATGTGCAGTGGCTAAACGAAGTAAGTGGAGACTCATACCGTTTGCCTACTGTCAAGGAGGCGACAAAGTGGCATGAAATGGCCCGTAAAAATGCTAATAAAGAAAATACACTGAACTATTGGTCTGGGTTTGACATTACGAAAGAAGAAATCGCGCAGCTTCAGCAAAAAATTGATGAGGAAAAACCATCTCTAATTAAAGAAGTAGGAAGCCATGCTCCTCTAAAAATTAACGATGCGGAAATCTATGATTTGGGAGGCAATGTAGCTGAGTACCATAGTGAGGGTAACACTTATGGTTATAGCGCCTACGACTATGCTGATCCTAATGACCAGAACAGTAAATCAGATCAACAAAAATATTACGGTTTCAGAATCGTAAAACAAGCTCAATAA
- a CDS encoding YheT family hydrolase: protein MSWSQFTDYQPPYWLFNGHLQTIIPSQFRKVESVNYERQRLHTPDDDFLLLDWSVAESDRLVIISHGLEGDSNRPYILGMVRAFNRASWDALAWNFRGCGGEINHTLRFYHSGATDDLDLVISHALSQKQYKSITLVGFSLGGNLTLKYLGESGDKLPPQVKVGVAFSVPLDLYTCSEQISSPANFVYSRRFLKNLKKKVSQKVLHMPNDLSTMHFNQIKSLKDFDDFYTAPLHGFKDAMDYYTHCSSLYYLEDIKVPTLLVNAKNDPFLSDKCYPVEMLRDHPYVHLETPLSGGHVGFMPRGAGADDNYWSEDRAVTFAKAKLQGRSY from the coding sequence ATGTCCTGGTCACAATTTACTGATTATCAACCCCCTTACTGGCTCTTTAATGGTCATTTGCAGACAATAATCCCCTCCCAATTTCGTAAAGTTGAGTCGGTAAACTACGAGCGACAGCGCCTGCACACACCTGACGATGATTTTCTATTGCTGGATTGGTCCGTGGCAGAGTCAGATAGATTAGTAATCATATCTCACGGACTTGAAGGTGACAGCAACCGCCCTTATATTTTAGGCATGGTACGGGCTTTTAACCGTGCCAGTTGGGATGCACTCGCCTGGAACTTTAGGGGGTGTGGGGGTGAAATTAACCATACACTCAGGTTTTACCATAGCGGAGCTACCGACGACCTGGATCTTGTGATTAGTCATGCGCTAAGTCAAAAGCAATACAAAAGCATAACTTTGGTAGGTTTTAGCCTGGGAGGAAACCTCACACTAAAATATTTGGGTGAGTCTGGAGACAAACTGCCCCCGCAAGTAAAAGTGGGAGTGGCTTTTTCTGTACCTTTAGATTTATATACCTGTTCAGAGCAAATCAGCTCCCCTGCCAATTTTGTGTACAGCCGTCGTTTTCTAAAAAACCTGAAAAAGAAGGTAAGCCAAAAGGTGCTTCACATGCCTAATGACCTAAGTACAATGCATTTTAACCAAATCAAAAGCCTGAAAGATTTTGACGATTTTTATACTGCTCCCCTCCATGGCTTTAAAGACGCAATGGACTACTACACTCACTGTAGCAGCCTGTATTATTTGGAAGATATTAAGGTGCCAACTTTGCTGGTAAATGCGAAAAATGACCCTTTTCTCTCTGACAAATGCTACCCAGTAGAAATGCTTAGAGACCATCCTTATGTTCATCTGGAAACCCCACTAAGTGGCGGACACGTAGGCTTTATGCCTCGTGGGGCGGGAGCAGACGACAATTACTGGTCGGAGGATCGGGCAGTCACTTTTGCAAAAGCAAAGTTGCAAGGCAGGTCTTACTAA
- a CDS encoding sodium:solute symporter family protein — protein sequence MHIIDILIFVVYMVAMLGVGFFFFSKNEGTEDYYVGGRKMNSWHIGLSVVATDVGGGFSVGLGGLGFVMGLSGSWMLFTGLIGAWLAAVFLIPLVKGNKAFDKFYTFPQIFGYFYDKKTALLAGLISAVGYTGFTSSQILAGAKLASGTFVDLDMNTALWVMGAVAVIYTVLGGIKAVIYTDTVQWIILMCGLIFIGLPIAYTAVGGWESIKATVAPEMLTFTNISWQDMVNWGVTIIPIWFVAMTLYQRIYASRDEKTARKAWFIAGVFEWPIMAFMGVALGLLAKVGADQGMFDYLGAENVSATDPETGLPMLLRTVLPVGLMGLVMSAYFSAVLSTADSCLMAASGNIVSDLLCKIFPINENGKSFLVISQGVTFILGVLAVGLAWKMTNVLNLMLYSYAFLVSGLLIPILGALFWKKGNSIAAFSSMLTGGCVTVGLSLLIPAEQMPLGLDANVFGILGALIIFVTLSYVIPNKQIENKSLKYS from the coding sequence ATGCACATTATTGATATTCTTATTTTTGTAGTCTACATGGTAGCCATGTTAGGCGTGGGGTTTTTCTTTTTTTCCAAAAACGAGGGTACAGAAGATTATTATGTAGGAGGTAGGAAAATGAATAGCTGGCACATTGGTCTGTCAGTAGTAGCTACCGATGTAGGCGGTGGCTTCTCAGTAGGCTTAGGTGGGCTCGGCTTTGTAATGGGACTCTCTGGCTCATGGATGTTGTTCACCGGCTTAATAGGTGCCTGGCTGGCAGCAGTGTTTCTTATCCCTCTGGTAAAAGGCAATAAAGCCTTTGATAAATTTTACACCTTCCCTCAGATATTTGGCTATTTCTACGATAAAAAAACAGCCCTGCTGGCTGGTCTTATCTCGGCAGTAGGCTACACAGGCTTTACCAGCTCTCAAATACTGGCGGGGGCAAAACTGGCCTCAGGTACTTTTGTAGATCTGGATATGAATACCGCACTCTGGGTTATGGGCGCTGTTGCGGTCATATATACCGTATTGGGAGGAATAAAGGCCGTAATTTATACTGATACAGTACAGTGGATCATTCTGATGTGTGGTCTCATATTTATTGGCTTGCCTATAGCCTATACTGCGGTAGGAGGCTGGGAGTCTATTAAAGCAACAGTAGCCCCAGAAATGCTTACATTTACTAATATAAGCTGGCAAGATATGGTCAATTGGGGTGTCACTATCATTCCTATTTGGTTTGTCGCCATGACTTTGTACCAAAGAATTTACGCTTCTAGGGATGAAAAAACGGCTCGAAAAGCCTGGTTTATTGCGGGAGTATTTGAGTGGCCCATTATGGCGTTTATGGGAGTGGCTTTGGGCCTATTGGCCAAGGTTGGTGCTGATCAGGGAATGTTTGATTACCTGGGAGCAGAAAACGTATCGGCTACCGACCCGGAAACAGGTTTGCCTATGCTGCTCAGAACCGTATTGCCAGTCGGGCTGATGGGTCTGGTAATGTCAGCGTATTTTTCTGCTGTGCTCTCTACAGCAGATAGCTGTCTGATGGCCGCATCCGGAAACATTGTCTCTGACCTTTTGTGTAAAATTTTTCCTATTAATGAAAATGGTAAATCTTTTTTAGTGATCTCTCAGGGGGTAACCTTTATTTTGGGAGTGTTGGCAGTAGGTCTAGCCTGGAAAATGACCAATGTGCTAAATTTAATGCTGTACTCTTATGCCTTTCTGGTATCGGGCTTACTTATACCTATATTAGGAGCACTTTTCTGGAAAAAGGGCAACTCTATTGCCGCCTTTAGTTCTATGCTTACCGGTGGCTGTGTTACGGTAGGCTTATCCCTACTCATACCTGCGGAGCAGATGCCGCTGGGCTTGGATGCTAACGTCTTTGGTATCCTTGGTGCACTAATAATCTTTGTGACACTATCTTACGTTATTCCTAATAAACAAATAGAAAACAAATCTTTGAAATACTCATAA